AGAAAGATCCAACCTGCTCTGGCTCAGAGTAGAGGACAAATCCAAGTGCAATAGCAGCAGTTCACCTCACGTCATCATTTACATCTTATGCAGCAAAGTATAGCAACTGGCGAATGACGTTATTGTTTGCTGTTCCCCTGTAGGCCAATGCCAAAGCATACATACCACCATAACGAAGTATAGGATCTTGATCCCAAGTCAGCCTTTCAATTGGtgtctgcttcttcttctcttccataAACTGTAAGGGCTATTCCCAATGCAAGTTCCAGCAGCATATGACCACAGTATAAATAAAGTGGAAGAGGATCGTTGATGGCCTAGCCCTGTTCACAGAATATGAATATTAGATTTACCTAGTAATCTTCTCATGTTGTGTCTGACGAGCACAAGCAAGTATATCGCTTGCAGGCCAGCAGCTTCTCCAGCCACAGCACTATCAGCATGCAACACATTTTTGATGTCATCATAGATATTTTCACCAGCCGTTCCTAGAGCTGCCAATCCAAGACCTAAGCATGCACCATGTTGAACAACCTGCATCAATATTATAATCACCTTACGTTTTGGCTCCAAAATGAATATGTAATAGACATAAAGCAGTAAACACACCTCGACATTTGTACCACGAAGGCTATCACGAATACATTGCTTGATTTCCTCCCCGTGGTTAGCATAGTAGAGATCCACAGCACAGAGTGCACCACCTTTTGTGTATGCAATACAGCTGACACCACTTGGACTTTCAAAAACATAAGGTGACATTTGTGACTCACCCTGCTGCAGCTGCAGCTGTTCTCTGTTGTCTCTGTAAATAACACCAAGTCCAGCTATTGCGCTGAACTGGGCCCAATTTCCCCGCTTTCTCAACAAATCCTGATAGTTGGTATAAGCCCCAAAACAGTCGAGTTTATGAAGTGATACAAgtataacaatgaaaaacaaacaaaatgatacaaaaatcaaagaacaacaataaaaagacaTGCAAGATTTATTATTCACCAGATTCTCCCGGACGAATGTACCAACAGCTGTTCCAGCATGCATTATTGCATTTGCATATAAAGTTGCATTATGGCAGACACTACCACTTTTCTCAATAGGCTGCTTAATTGTCTTCGGAATAAGGAGATATGACCTGCAATCAGATCACGAGTATCATTTCCAACTCTTCTATATTCCACTTCAAGAGAAACCaccaattattaaaaacaaaaaggagtATTTAcggatttttttcaatttcaaaacagAAAACTTCTTTTTCCTTGCTTATACTGACTGTATAAAAAACGTTGGGTCAATTCTATTGATGCCTCTCTAGACAAAAATTCTCCTGATCTTTGTCAACCTCTCAGCATACATTCCTTCACGTGGATCTGTTGCATGATCATTTTGAGTAGAATCTGAAGGCTGACACATTGAAAAGAGGTCTCTGACATATAAGAGAAAAGTCTGGTCCTCATTCTCCACAAGATCAAAGGCTATTTGAAATGCCACCAAAGCTCTGTCCTTATTTTTTGAACGTAAAAGTTTTTCCAATATGCTTGCCACGCCTCCGGGTTCATCCAAGAGCATTAGATATTGGCAAATGCTCAATAAATCAGGATGATGCAGCTCTTGGTGAACATTAACAATATGACGGAAAACCTGTAGGAAAAACCAAGAGATGAACAGTTCATGTCACTATTTTCCTTCAATACAAGGTGGCAGGACACATACATGACTTTCTAACTACACTGTCGACTCTATCCAAGCAGTCATATTACTAAATAGAAATAGAGTAGAGTGTAAGAACTCAGAAACATACATGAACATTCCAAACAGTGGTGCACAAACACGTGTAGGATCACTTTGGTGCAATGAACATAACACACACACTGATTAGAGATCTTTGTTGAGCCAGCTCAATGAACCCCTTACCTCAAGCCGATACTCTCTATGATCAATGAAAGAATGACAAGCGTTGATGCAATATGATAGTGTTCCATGAACAATATCACTTCTTTCGATTGCTTCCACAAGTTTATCTATTCTTCGGCATTCTATTGCAGTTCCCACAGCTTGTTGGTATTCTCCATGTTCGATACACCTAAGTGAATGAATGGTAAGAAAAGAGCCACAGGCCCACAGAGACTTACCGATTATCAAAGAGAAATTCACATCTACATACTTATCCAACATTCTCTCCACAATCGCTTCCAGCATAGGGTCTATTAGTCAGGACTTGATTCAGTTGCCTTGGATTTCAGCCTAGCATACTGATCTATAGCCTTAGCTGAATATAGCAACAAAGGCAAAATGTAGGGCAAGTGAAACAGGGAAGCATCCTCAAACCTTAAAGCATCAAACTAAAGCAATCTTAAGTAAACAAATGATGTTGATATTTGGCTTAAACTTTCCAAAATTTCCATCAAACAGCATCTCTTCAAGGTAATTGTAACACGAACCAAATTTCTAATCCTTCAAATACCACTAGTTTCAACGCAAATTGATCAGAATGCTTACAAATAAGAGCTAACCAGAATCCTTTGAAATATCAAACAGGGAACCAGCTCCAAGGGCATAAGATAACGAATCATCATCATATTCGCCCAAGTGATAGTAAAGCTAATGAAAGAAACACGACCAAATAATGATTGCATTGTGCACAGGAAAATATTCAGcactacaaaaagaaaagggacagaacaaaaaagaaaaaacaagaaacaagaaacGATCAGTCATTgctaaaaggaaacaaaacctTCAAAGAAACCACCATAACTGCAATATAAACCGTTAAAGCTGCAATGCTTTTCACTAATAGAAGACAATGAGAAACAGATAGAAGAAGCCAAGTTCCGAACTTTATAACACAAAagcttcaaaaacaaaaacaagaaaaagccCAGAacacaaaaattcataaagtgaaagaaaaaaggtaTTTATGAGTGATATTTACATAATGGGGATACTGTTGGAGATTTCAGGCCAAAAGACATCAACAAAGTTGTTAAGATTGTGTAAAGCTTGCTGCTTTATTACTGGGTTGTCATCTTTAAGCATTGACAGTAATCCAGAAACCGAATTCATTACCTTAGCCATTGCAAAAACCAGAAAAATTCTAGACCCAAAATCCATTTTTTGAAGAGAAACAAAGATTTGATCAATGAAAAGAGAGAACTTTGGTTATTCTGGTTACTTGCAAACAAAGTTGTAATtcccatttgttttttgttttatttgtgtcCTTATAGTTTTACTTGTTTACGATTAAGCCccagtatttatttattgtttttctctctcactTGTTTACAGTCAAAGTATACGATATTTCAGTTTAATCCCCCAGGTCATATTAAAAGAAAGGAACTAAATGATGCATATAATTGAAATATGTCAATATAGcacttgcatatatatatatatatatatatatatatatatatatatatatattcaactcaTAAGACATTAATTTGCttgcatataaaattaaatgaggcTGAAAACTTAAGAACAATCTCAAGAGATGAGACGGGGGATACTTATTGGTTACAAGGAAGATATAAATATACTTAATCACAACACTAAATCTTGAAATATTACAAATGTCTTTGATTAATTGCCCTTTGGTGAGAAACTTATGTGGATGCCATCTCCAAATCCCAGAATAGGATTTCTGCCAATGTTTCCTTGCTTGATTATATTCCACCTATTAGAAATCAAAACCCAGAAAGCTATATATTAGCGAcgatttaaatgaaacaaattcGGTTACGTGAacaaagattaagaaaaaaaacagtttacgTGTAGAATCATTCTTGAATCAGACTCGGTTATTGCAGTTTAACTCATAACGAAGGCACAAGTTACTACTTCTGTTGCAAATTCGAGCTTGATTCGCAAAGCTAAAAACCTTCTTGATAAGATTTGGGAGGTTCAGGTCAAGCATGTATATTGGGAAGCAAATAATCCAGTAGCTGATTGGTTAGTTAATTTTGGTTTAATAAAAACTCTATTTAAAAGCCCTCCTGTGGGATTGTATTCAATACTGTATTATGACCTGATTGCTCTATTCTTTCTcgtttaatatagttttttaggGTCTTTGATCCccatttttaccaaaaaaaaagagaagaaaatagtaaaatttaCCTATATTTGGTGACCAATTTGTGAAGGAAGATTGCCATGAACAATTTAGTGAATTCTGATCCTGCACATTGTCTCCTTCCTCCACCGAAAGGCATCAAGTTCTTAGAAACAGCATACGAATCGAAGTCCTGCGTTTTTCATCCAGCATTAACAGATGTAGATTCTGTGGGtattttgcatttaattttgtttcattgtGGAATAACATGTATACCTTCCATCTCCAAGGGTTAAACTCAAGTGGATCCTTGAACGTGGCGGGGTTTAAATGAAGGGCAGAATTTACAACCATGATAACCCAACCGGCAGGAATTGTATATCCTGATCAAATATAATCCCCTCTCGTCAGAAACTTGATCATAACATTATGCAAtcaaaaattaagaagacaTTGAATGTCATCAACAACATCTTACCTTTCACTTGCATATCTTGCAATGCTCTTCTTAACAATCCGGGCGCAACATTTCCCAGCCTCAGGGTTTCATTGATTACCTGTGATTTCACCCCCAATCAATCCAGGTTCTGTGAGATTATTGCAACTTGCAATGGATCGAATTGacttaaaggaaaagaaaaatccagTGGGGGTTAGAGAACATGCCTGAAGTGTAAAAGTCATTGAGTTATATTCAGCCCATGTAAGTGGGGAATCAGgattctctctgtttttcaGAATCGCTTCATGCTCAACCTGGTAAAATTAATCAGCAATGCCAGGTTAAAACTATCAAGTTATAAATTAGTGGTTGGGAGCTAACAATTAAATTGTTGATATAAACTGCATAGACTTACTGTCAACTCCTCTAACACTGAAGGATGGTCTCCAATTAACTTCAGGGATAGTGTCAGTGCTGCTGAAATCGACTCGAAGCTCGCGAATAAAATCCCGAAGATCAGATTTACAGTAAAATCTTCAGTTAGGAACTTTTCTTTATCCATATCAGCTATGATTTGATCAAGGAAATCTCCTCGTCGTGATTCTGCTGGTGAATTCATTCTTTCCTTCAGTGTATTCCTCAAGATACTTAGCGTGCTATCTTTGTCCTGAACATTAAGATGTAAGAAATTGATTGGTTCTATGGTCTAAAACAAAGTTTGAGGTgaagatcttttttatttatctattttaacTACCTTTAAGCATTTGTGGTATGTTGTGCCAGGGATGTTCAGGGGCAAGGACATGAAGGCATCTATGACCTTAGTGAACTTTTCGCTTATCTTGTCCGATGAGTTTTCAGCATCATAGCCAAAAAGCTGCTTCGCAGTAAAGTCACAAACCATCTGCAATGGCAAGAAAAAGTTATCAGACAGCATAAAACACGTGTTTGTTAGAAGTGATCAGAGTCTATCAATGAGCTTGGAATTTACAATTGAAACAGCCGGTTTGACATCAACCGATGCGTCGCTAGACCACATTTGCAAGGACTTGCTAACAATGTTTTCAACTTGAGGAAGCAACCTTTCCTTAAGGCTCTCAGAACCAAAATGAGTCAGAGTCAAACTTCTTGCATATTTGTGAATGATACCAAAAGCATTAGTCCTTGATTCACCGCTTTGAGCGAAAAGCTTAGAGAATGTGTCCATATACCACATCTCAACCAACTTCCCTTCATTTTGAAAGATGTGACTGttgatttctggatcagcagaCACCACTGCAGGTCGTCCGAGGATGTTTGTTCGAAAAATCGGTCCATACCTgaagatttgaaaatattatagcGCATACTTTCGAGCAATGTCTTGATTAAAGTAAAGAGCTAATATCATATGGTTGGACACTATTAGAATTACCTTTGAATTCTTTTCTTGATGAAAGGGTGAAGATCGAGAGAATAACTTGGAATAATCAACTCAAGAGTCTCTCCGATGATTGGCAACCCCATGGAACCAGGAGGCAGAACCCCATTACATGTCGGGTTCCTCCATTTGTTTATCCAGTGAGTATAGTATACAACAAGCACAGCGACAACACACAATACAATTGTCCACATTTTTTAGCAGGTGCAATTACAAACACAGAGAAATGACGACTTTGGAGAATTCACAAGGAACGCGTACATATTTATATGGGCACAATTGCTAGAACAGGCCAAATACCcgttaatataaaaagaatcagTACAAAGTATGTAGGATAAACCACTGGCTCAAGGTAGTGACAACCTGAGGAATCTTGGATAAAAGACACTGCAAGGTAGCTGGTGAAATGTTCGAGGAGTTCAACTTCTAGTCTAGGTATCATtggtctatatatatatcttgaagtTCTTGCTAATAGAACAAAACTAAAAACCAATTGTACATTCcaactcaaagaaaaaaaagagttttatatTAGCCAAAGTTTGAGTTCATGGAGTCAGCCTCCCATTTGAGAACAGTGAAAGATGATTGATTAGTCCAGTCCATTCCTTTATGTTGTAAGAGATTACTCTTTTGGAGCTGCCTCGTGAGCAAGTTCAGAGCTGTTTCTTGCGCCTTTAGTC
The DNA window shown above is from Populus trichocarpa isolate Nisqually-1 chromosome 4, P.trichocarpa_v4.1, whole genome shotgun sequence and carries:
- the LOC7466818 gene encoding cucurbitadienol 11-hydroxylase; translated protein: MWTIVLCVVAVLVVYYTHWINKWRNPTCNGVLPPGSMGLPIIGETLELIIPSYSLDLHPFIKKRIQRYGPIFRTNILGRPAVVSADPEINSHIFQNEGKLVEMWYMDTFSKLFAQSGESRTNAFGIIHKYARSLTLTHFGSESLKERLLPQVENIVSKSLQMWSSDASVDVKPAVSIMVCDFTAKQLFGYDAENSSDKISEKFTKVIDAFMSLPLNIPGTTYHKCLKDKDSTLSILRNTLKERMNSPAESRRGDFLDQIIADMDKEKFLTEDFTVNLIFGILFASFESISAALTLSLKLIGDHPSVLEELTVEHEAILKNRENPDSPLTWAEYNSMTFTLQVINETLRLGNVAPGLLRRALQDMQVKGYTIPAGWVIMVVNSALHLNPATFKDPLEFNPWRWKDFDSYAVSKNLMPFGGGRRQCAGSEFTKLFMAIFLHKLVTKYRWNIIKQGNIGRNPILGFGDGIHISFSPKGN